In one window of Streptomyces sp. FXJ1.172 DNA:
- a CDS encoding GntP family permease: MSFYAAAAAPTAPPPPPHTGGLLLLLDGTPGLLTIAGIGIALLLFLIIKVRLQPFVALLAVSIAVGLLAGLSVTELFGTVQNSGAVSTIESGMGGILGHVSIIIGLGTMLGAILEVSGGAEVLASRLLTLFGEKRAPLAMGLTGLIFGIPVFFDVGIFVLAPLVYAAAKRGGKSILLYCLPLLAGLSMTHAFLPPHPGPVAAAGLLHVQLGWVILMGIVCGLPAVLAAWAYSAWIGRRIFVAVPQDMVEAAEEAKRAVVAEQRAQGVAPQESPVPLATVLGIIGTPLVLILAATFSSIALDPSPTRSVLQFFGSPFVALTLALFLAYWLLGIRRGWSRKSLESVSTSSLKPVGNILLVVGAGGIFGAVLKASGVAQALSDTFHGVGLPVIVLSYLISLVLRVAQGSATVAIVTTAGIVAPLLAQDHHSQAFTALVIMAISAGSIFASHVNDGGFWMVAKYFGISERDTLRTWTVLESVLSVAGFAMAAAVSVFV; the protein is encoded by the coding sequence ATGTCCTTCTACGCCGCCGCGGCCGCCCCCACCGCGCCACCGCCACCACCCCACACCGGAGGCCTGCTCCTCCTCCTGGACGGCACCCCCGGACTCCTCACGATCGCCGGGATCGGCATAGCCCTCCTCCTGTTCCTGATCATCAAGGTCAGGCTGCAGCCCTTCGTGGCCCTCCTGGCCGTCTCCATCGCCGTGGGCCTGCTGGCGGGCCTCTCGGTCACCGAACTCTTCGGCACCGTCCAGAACTCCGGCGCCGTCTCCACCATCGAGTCCGGCATGGGCGGCATCCTCGGCCATGTCTCGATCATCATCGGCCTCGGCACGATGCTGGGCGCGATCCTGGAGGTCAGCGGCGGGGCGGAGGTACTCGCCTCCCGCCTGCTGACCCTGTTCGGCGAGAAGCGCGCGCCGCTCGCCATGGGTCTGACGGGCCTGATCTTCGGCATACCGGTCTTCTTCGACGTGGGCATCTTCGTCCTGGCCCCGCTCGTCTACGCGGCGGCGAAGCGGGGCGGCAAGTCGATCCTCCTCTACTGCCTCCCCCTGCTGGCGGGCCTGTCGATGACGCACGCCTTCCTGCCCCCGCACCCCGGCCCGGTCGCCGCGGCGGGTCTGCTGCACGTCCAGCTCGGCTGGGTCATCCTCATGGGCATCGTCTGCGGCCTCCCCGCCGTCCTGGCCGCATGGGCCTACTCCGCCTGGATCGGCCGGCGGATCTTCGTCGCCGTACCGCAGGACATGGTCGAGGCGGCCGAGGAGGCGAAGCGGGCGGTCGTGGCCGAACAGCGCGCGCAGGGTGTGGCACCGCAGGAGAGTCCGGTACCGCTCGCCACGGTCCTGGGCATCATCGGTACGCCCCTGGTCCTGATCCTCGCCGCGACGTTCTCCTCGATCGCCCTGGACCCGTCCCCCACCCGCTCGGTCCTGCAGTTCTTCGGCAGTCCCTTCGTGGCACTGACACTGGCCCTGTTCCTGGCGTACTGGCTGCTGGGCATCCGCCGGGGCTGGTCCCGCAAGTCCCTCGAATCGGTCTCCACTTCATCGCTGAAGCCGGTCGGCAACATCCTGCTGGTGGTCGGCGCCGGCGGAATCTTCGGCGCCGTGCTGAAGGCGAGCGGGGTGGCCCAGGCCCTGTCGGACACGTTCCACGGCGTGGGCCTGCCGGTGATCGTCCTGTCGTACCTGATCTCACTGGTCCTCAGGGTGGCGCAGGGCTCGGCGACGGTGGCGATCGTGACGACGGCGGGCATCGTGGCGCCGCTGCTGGCGCAGGACCACCACTCCCAGGCCTTCACGGCGCTGGTCATCATGGCCATCTCGGCGGGCTCCATCTTCGCCTCGCACGTCAACGACGGCGGCTTCTGGATGGTGGCCAAGTACTTCGGCATCAGCGAACGCGACACGCTCAGGACCTGGACGGTCCTGGAGTCGGTGCTGTCGGTGGCCGGGTTCGCGATGGCGGCGGCGGTGAGCGTGTTCGTGTGA
- a CDS encoding sugar kinase — protein sequence MVTFLPSRPGRLADVPSFDRAIGGAESNVACVLAAAGHTARWVGRVGADGFGDHLVERIAAYGVDVTSVPRDPARPTGVYFRTAGDRGTGAHEVAYYRAGSAASAMSAANVDLAAVRAGRVLHLSGITAALSDDCRALLDELTEPRPGRPLLSFDVNHRPGLWRTAGGPLVLLDLARRADVVFVGEDEAAEAWGVTGGPEAVREALPEPGVLVVKQGARGATAFEGRRPPAFQPALHVAVVAATGAGDAFAAGFLSGTLRGLPLKSRLRHGHLFAAAALTASGDLTAPPARDHADRLTALDDSAWGRLRLGPGWTQAAAAEEEANTP from the coding sequence ATGGTCACCTTCCTGCCCAGCCGGCCGGGCCGCCTCGCGGACGTGCCCTCCTTCGACCGCGCGATCGGCGGGGCCGAGTCCAACGTGGCCTGCGTCCTGGCCGCCGCCGGCCACACCGCCCGCTGGGTCGGCCGGGTCGGCGCGGACGGCTTCGGCGACCACCTGGTCGAGCGGATCGCCGCGTACGGCGTCGACGTCACGTCCGTACCCCGGGATCCTGCCCGCCCCACCGGCGTCTACTTCCGCACGGCCGGCGACCGGGGCACGGGCGCGCACGAGGTGGCGTACTACCGGGCGGGCTCGGCGGCGTCGGCGATGAGCGCGGCGAACGTGGACCTCGCGGCGGTACGGGCGGGGCGGGTACTGCATCTGTCAGGGATCACGGCGGCGCTGTCCGACGACTGCCGTGCGTTGCTGGACGAGCTGACGGAGCCCCGTCCGGGCCGGCCGCTGCTGTCCTTCGACGTCAACCACCGGCCGGGGCTGTGGCGCACGGCCGGGGGCCCGCTGGTGCTGCTGGACCTCGCCCGGCGGGCGGACGTGGTCTTCGTGGGCGAGGACGAGGCGGCGGAGGCCTGGGGCGTCACCGGGGGGCCGGAGGCCGTCCGCGAGGCGCTGCCGGAGCCGGGGGTGCTGGTGGTGAAGCAGGGGGCGCGGGGCGCCACGGCGTTCGAGGGCCGCCGGCCGCCCGCCTTCCAACCGGCCCTGCACGTGGCCGTCGTGGCCGCCACCGGCGCCGGAGACGCCTTCGCCGCGGGCTTCCTCTCCGGCACCCTGCGCGGCCTGCCCCTGAAGTCCCGCCTGCGCCACGGCCATCTCTTCGCCGCGGCGGCCCTCACCGCCTCCGGCGACCTGACCGCACCCCCCGCCCGGGACCACGCCGACCGCCTGACCGCTCTCGACGACAGCGCATGGGGGAGACTTCGACTCGGCCCCGGCTGGACGCAAGCCGCAGCGGCCGAGGAGGAGGCGAACACCCCATGA
- the cpaB gene encoding Flp pilus assembly protein CpaB, which produces MNSRQRRGVILLILSVLCALGAFAGVLSVVHDADSKVGPEVTAYRVRSDVKPYTALDTDQFEKIEMPKRWLSGNAVTDLRQIQGKIAVTTLRAGSLLQTDMIVDQPALQPGEQEVAIMIDAATGVAGKITPGSRVNVYATFAGKNNGEPDQSKIIVTNARVLDVGRITALDPDSSKNQQQPSEAVPITFALSTLDAQRITYAESFAQRVRLALVAPGGETSVPDKERTYELATDK; this is translated from the coding sequence ATGAACTCCCGTCAGCGCCGCGGCGTGATACTGCTGATCCTGTCGGTCCTGTGCGCCCTCGGCGCGTTCGCCGGCGTGCTCTCCGTCGTCCACGACGCCGATTCCAAGGTCGGGCCCGAGGTCACCGCCTACCGGGTCAGGTCCGACGTGAAGCCGTACACCGCGCTGGACACCGACCAGTTCGAGAAGATCGAGATGCCCAAGCGGTGGCTGTCCGGCAACGCCGTGACCGATCTGCGCCAGATCCAGGGCAAGATCGCCGTCACCACCCTGCGCGCCGGCTCCCTGCTGCAGACGGACATGATCGTGGACCAGCCCGCCCTGCAGCCCGGGGAGCAGGAGGTCGCCATCATGATCGACGCGGCGACGGGGGTGGCAGGGAAGATCACTCCGGGGTCCCGCGTCAATGTCTACGCCACCTTCGCCGGGAAGAACAACGGCGAACCCGACCAGTCGAAGATCATCGTGACCAACGCCCGCGTCCTCGACGTCGGCCGGATCACCGCCCTCGACCCCGACAGCAGCAAGAACCAGCAGCAGCCCAGCGAGGCAGTCCCCATCACCTTCGCGCTGTCCACCCTCGACGCCCAGCGCATCACCTACGCCGAGTCCTTCGCCCAGCGCGTCCGGCTCGCGCTGGTGGCCCCCGGCGGCGAGACCAGCGTCCCCGACAAGGAACGCACCTACGAACTCGCGACGGACAAGTGA
- a CDS encoding glycoside hydrolase family 18 protein, with translation MDRAPDTGIPRPRSGRRRATLWSAATALALSVAGLTAAAAPASAADVNNVQNAGFESGLTGWTCTAGSGATVSSPVHGGTAALKATPAGQDDAQCTQSVAVQPNSTYTLSAWVQGGYSYLGVTGTGTTDVSTWTPDTTAWKQLSTTFTTGASTTSVTVYTHGWYGQAAYYADDVSVYGPDGGSGGGPTPTVPAAPTGLAVSGTTSSSASLSWSPVSGATGYSVYQDGTKATAVTGTSATLTGLSASTSYTFQVTATNAAGESAKSAAVTATTAATGTGGGGGGGALPRHAVTGYWQNFNNGATVQKLSNVPSSYDIIAVAFADAASTPGAVTFNLDSSGLGGYTVDQFKADIKAKQAAGKKVVISIGGQNGTVSISDSASATNFANSVYSLMQTYGFDGVDIDLENGLNATYMTQALRALSAKAGSSLIITMAPQTIDMQSTSNSYFQTALNVKDILTVVNMQYYNSGSMLGCDGKVYSQGSVDFLTALACIQLQGGLSPSQVGLGLPASTSAAGSGYVSPTVVNNALDCLTAGTNCGSFKPSKTYPDLRGAMTWSTNWDASAGNAWSNSVGAHVHALP, from the coding sequence GTGGACCGCGCACCAGACACAGGCATACCCAGACCGCGATCCGGCAGACGGCGCGCCACCCTGTGGTCGGCCGCCACGGCTCTGGCCCTCTCGGTCGCGGGCCTCACGGCGGCCGCCGCCCCCGCCTCCGCGGCGGACGTGAACAACGTCCAGAACGCGGGCTTCGAGTCGGGCCTGACCGGCTGGACGTGCACGGCCGGCAGCGGCGCGACCGTCTCCTCCCCGGTGCACGGCGGCACCGCGGCCCTGAAGGCGACCCCGGCCGGCCAGGACGACGCCCAGTGCACCCAGTCGGTCGCGGTCCAGCCGAACTCGACGTACACGCTCAGCGCGTGGGTGCAGGGCGGCTACTCGTACCTGGGCGTGACGGGCACGGGCACGACGGACGTCTCGACATGGACCCCCGACACGACGGCCTGGAAGCAACTGTCGACGACCTTCACCACGGGCGCGTCAACGACGTCGGTCACGGTGTACACGCACGGGTGGTACGGCCAGGCGGCCTACTACGCCGACGACGTCTCGGTCTACGGCCCCGACGGCGGCTCGGGCGGCGGCCCGACACCGACGGTCCCGGCGGCCCCGACGGGCCTCGCGGTCTCGGGTACGACCTCCTCCTCGGCCTCCCTGTCCTGGTCCCCGGTGTCGGGCGCCACGGGCTACAGCGTCTACCAGGACGGCACGAAGGCCACGGCGGTGACCGGAACGTCGGCGACGCTGACGGGCCTGTCGGCGTCCACGTCGTACACCTTCCAGGTGACGGCGACGAACGCGGCGGGCGAGTCGGCGAAGTCGGCGGCGGTGACGGCGACGACGGCGGCCACGGGCACGGGCGGTGGCGGTGGCGGTGGTGCACTGCCCAGGCACGCGGTGACGGGCTACTGGCAGAACTTCAACAACGGCGCCACGGTCCAGAAGCTGTCCAACGTCCCGTCGTCGTACGACATCATCGCGGTGGCCTTCGCGGACGCGGCGTCGACGCCGGGCGCGGTGACCTTCAACCTGGACTCCTCCGGCCTCGGCGGCTACACGGTCGACCAGTTCAAGGCGGACATCAAGGCGAAGCAGGCGGCCGGCAAGAAGGTCGTCATCTCGATCGGCGGCCAGAACGGCACGGTGTCCATCAGCGACTCCGCCTCGGCGACGAACTTCGCGAACTCGGTGTACTCCCTGATGCAGACGTACGGCTTCGACGGCGTGGACATCGACCTGGAGAACGGCCTCAACGCGACGTACATGACACAGGCGCTGCGCGCACTGTCGGCGAAGGCGGGCTCGTCCCTGATCATCACGATGGCCCCGCAGACGATCGACATGCAGTCGACGTCGAACTCGTACTTCCAGACGGCCCTGAACGTGAAGGACATCCTCACGGTCGTCAACATGCAGTACTACAACAGCGGTTCCATGCTGGGCTGCGACGGCAAGGTCTACAGCCAGGGCTCGGTCGACTTCCTCACGGCCCTGGCCTGCATCCAGCTCCAGGGCGGCCTCTCCCCGTCCCAGGTGGGCCTCGGCCTCCCGGCCTCGACGAGCGCGGCGGGCAGCGGGTACGTCTCGCCGACGGTGGTGAACAACGCCCTGGACTGTCTGACGGCGGGCACGAACTGCGGCTCGTTCAAGCCTTCCAAGACCTACCCCGACCTGCGGGGCGCGATGACCTGGTCGACCAACTGGGACGCGTCGGCGGGGAACGCGTGGTCCAACTCGGTGGGCGCGCATGTGCACGCGCTGCCGTGA
- a CDS encoding amino acid deaminase, producing MRTEALARLAEERVDHRFKGLPPDADGLTVGELAAQRRNLFRASDGFASPVLALSAERLEHNLALMETYAARHGLAFAPHGKTSMAPQLFHRQLEHGAWGITLAVPHQVRVARAFGVQRVFLANELVDASALRWIAGELAADPGFRFVCYVDSVRGVELMDAALGTVSRPLDVVVELGAGEGARTGVRTRADALAVADAVAAARTLRLVGVAGYEGEVPRADPERVRSYLRRLVALAVEFDKGGRFAGAQEIVVSAGGSAWFDAVAEVFEEIPGLSAPVLKLLRSGAYVSHDDGHYRRITPFARVPEEGALEPAFRLWAQVVSRPTPEQAFANAGKRDAAYDLDLPAAQVVRRGGVERPADGITVTGLSDQHAWLRTEAGADVEVGDWIGLGLSHPCTSFDKWQLIPVAEADGTVVDYIRTFF from the coding sequence ATGCGCACCGAAGCGCTCGCCCGGCTGGCCGAGGAACGTGTCGACCACCGCTTCAAGGGCCTCCCGCCCGACGCCGACGGCCTCACCGTCGGCGAGCTGGCCGCCCAGCGCCGCAACCTCTTCCGCGCGTCCGACGGCTTCGCCTCGCCCGTCCTCGCGCTGTCCGCCGAACGCCTGGAGCACAATCTGGCGCTGATGGAGACGTACGCCGCCCGGCACGGACTCGCCTTCGCCCCGCACGGCAAGACCTCCATGGCCCCGCAGCTCTTCCACCGCCAGCTCGAGCACGGCGCCTGGGGCATCACCCTGGCGGTGCCCCACCAGGTGCGGGTCGCCCGGGCGTTCGGCGTCCAGCGGGTCTTCCTCGCCAACGAGCTGGTGGACGCCTCGGCCCTGCGGTGGATCGCGGGCGAGCTGGCCGCCGACCCCGGCTTCCGGTTCGTCTGCTACGTCGACTCCGTGCGTGGCGTGGAGCTGATGGACGCGGCCCTCGGCACGGTGAGCCGCCCGCTGGACGTCGTCGTGGAGCTGGGCGCGGGCGAAGGGGCCCGTACCGGTGTGCGCACGCGGGCCGACGCCCTGGCCGTCGCCGACGCGGTGGCCGCAGCACGGACGCTGCGGCTCGTGGGTGTCGCCGGGTACGAGGGCGAGGTGCCGCGGGCCGATCCGGAGCGGGTGCGGTCGTATCTGCGGCGGCTGGTGGCGCTCGCCGTCGAGTTCGACAAGGGCGGCCGGTTCGCCGGCGCGCAGGAGATCGTGGTGAGCGCGGGCGGCAGCGCCTGGTTCGACGCGGTGGCCGAAGTCTTCGAGGAGATCCCCGGGCTGTCCGCGCCCGTGCTGAAACTGCTGCGCTCGGGCGCGTACGTCTCGCACGACGACGGGCACTACCGCAGGATCACCCCGTTCGCCCGCGTCCCCGAGGAGGGCGCCCTGGAGCCCGCCTTCCGGCTGTGGGCGCAGGTCGTCTCCCGGCCCACCCCCGAGCAGGCCTTCGCCAACGCGGGCAAGCGCGACGCGGCCTACGACCTGGACCTGCCCGCCGCCCAGGTGGTACGCCGGGGCGGTGTCGAGCGCCCGGCCGACGGGATCACCGTCACCGGGCTGTCCGACCAGCACGCCTGGCTGCGCACGGAGGCGGGCGCGGACGTGGAGGTCGGCGACTGGATCGGCCTCGGGCTGTCCCATCCGTGCACCTCCTTCGACAAGTGGCAGCTGATCCCGGTGGCCGAGGCCGACGGGACGGTCGTCGACTACATCCGTACGTTCTTCTAG
- a CDS encoding IclR family transcriptional regulator: MSQTVDRALSILPLLAEGPADLGQVADRLGVHKSTALRLLRTLHEHGLVYRQSDQRYRLGARLFALAQEAMENLDIREIAHPHLVRLNEACGHTVHLAVHEENEVLYIDKVESRYPVRMYSRIGKPVAITVAAVAKLLLADLPEPERRALADKLDYPLYTPRSTPNAPAFLRELEQVREQGWATDLGGHEESINCVAAPIRGADGRVVAAMSVSAPNVVVTAEELLTLLPQVRRTADAISGEYSGRTPVTDPAKDSA, from the coding sequence ATGAGTCAGACCGTCGACCGCGCCCTGAGCATCCTGCCGCTGCTCGCCGAGGGCCCCGCCGACCTCGGGCAGGTCGCCGACCGCCTGGGCGTGCACAAATCCACGGCGCTGCGGCTCCTGCGCACCCTGCACGAGCACGGCCTGGTCTACCGCCAGTCCGACCAGCGCTACCGCCTCGGCGCCCGCCTCTTCGCCCTCGCCCAGGAGGCGATGGAGAACCTCGACATCCGCGAGATCGCCCACCCCCACCTCGTACGGCTCAACGAGGCCTGCGGCCACACCGTGCACCTCGCCGTCCACGAGGAGAACGAGGTCCTCTACATCGACAAGGTGGAGAGCCGCTACCCGGTCCGCATGTACTCGAGGATCGGCAAGCCCGTCGCCATCACCGTGGCGGCCGTGGCCAAACTCCTCCTCGCCGATCTCCCCGAACCCGAGCGCCGCGCCCTCGCGGACAAGCTCGACTACCCCCTGTACACGCCCCGTTCGACCCCCAACGCCCCCGCGTTCCTCAGGGAGTTGGAGCAGGTGCGCGAACAGGGCTGGGCCACCGACCTCGGTGGCCACGAGGAGTCCATCAACTGCGTCGCCGCCCCCATCCGCGGCGCCGACGGCCGGGTGGTCGCCGCGATGTCGGTGTCCGCGCCGAACGTGGTCGTCACCGCCGAGGAACTCCTCACCCTGCTCCCGCAGGTCCGCCGTACCGCGGACGCGATCAGCGGCGAGTACTCCGGAAGAACGCCCGTGACGGACCCCGCGAAGGACTCCGCATGA
- a CDS encoding AAA family ATPase: MPTRILPAGADPDAVRSLVTLLSQLPDAEPQPPVADSTQLVDSLARLAADSVDELPEVVVVHERIGPVPALELVREVALRFPAVGVILVTTDASPGLFAAAMDSGARGLVALPLSYEELASRVQAVAQWSTGVRRHLGHGADVFGGVGGTVVTVSGAKGGVGATLTAVQLALAAQASGRPTALVDLDLQSGDVASYLDIQFRRSVVDLATITDISPRVLADAVFRHDSGLVLLLAPAEGERGEEVTDRAARQIVSALRSRYEVVVVDCGAQLSGAGAAAVEMADTALLVTTPDVIAVRGAKRTVRMWDRLQIRKAEETTVVVNRHSRGAEIQPALVQRITGTALARTAVPANFKELQAVVDAGRVHELDSRSTVKQALWALAGELGLAKAAEGTHRGGGRGSVGFRRRKE, translated from the coding sequence ATGCCCACCAGGATCCTGCCGGCCGGCGCGGACCCCGACGCCGTCCGCTCCCTCGTCACCCTCCTCAGCCAGCTCCCCGACGCCGAACCACAGCCGCCGGTGGCCGACTCCACCCAGCTCGTCGACAGCCTCGCCCGGCTCGCCGCCGACTCCGTGGACGAGCTGCCGGAAGTCGTCGTCGTCCATGAGCGGATCGGGCCCGTACCGGCCCTGGAGCTGGTCCGCGAGGTCGCGCTCCGCTTCCCCGCCGTAGGCGTCATCCTCGTCACCACCGACGCGAGCCCCGGCCTGTTCGCCGCCGCCATGGACTCCGGCGCCCGCGGCCTGGTCGCGCTCCCGCTGTCGTACGAGGAACTCGCCAGCCGCGTCCAGGCCGTCGCCCAGTGGTCCACGGGCGTACGCCGCCATCTCGGCCACGGGGCCGACGTGTTCGGCGGCGTCGGCGGTACCGTCGTCACGGTCAGCGGCGCCAAGGGCGGAGTGGGTGCCACGCTCACGGCCGTTCAGCTCGCCCTCGCCGCGCAGGCCTCCGGCCGCCCCACCGCCCTGGTCGACCTGGACCTCCAGAGCGGCGACGTGGCCTCCTACCTGGACATCCAGTTCCGCCGGTCCGTCGTCGACCTCGCCACCATCACCGACATCTCCCCGCGTGTCCTCGCCGACGCCGTCTTCCGCCACGACTCCGGCCTGGTCCTGCTGCTCGCCCCCGCCGAGGGCGAGCGCGGCGAGGAGGTCACCGACCGCGCGGCCCGGCAGATCGTCAGCGCCCTGCGCTCGCGCTACGAGGTGGTCGTGGTGGACTGCGGCGCCCAGCTGAGCGGTGCGGGCGCCGCCGCGGTGGAGATGGCCGACACCGCGCTGCTCGTCACCACCCCGGACGTCATCGCGGTGCGCGGGGCCAAGCGGACGGTGCGGATGTGGGACCGACTGCAGATCCGCAAGGCCGAGGAGACGACCGTCGTCGTCAACCGGCACAGCCGCGGCGCCGAGATCCAGCCGGCGCTGGTGCAGCGCATCACGGGAACGGCGCTGGCGCGCACCGCCGTTCCCGCCAACTTCAAGGAGCTTCAGGCGGTCGTCGACGCCGGCCGCGTGCATGAACTCGACAGCAGGAGCACGGTGAAACAGGCGCTGTGGGCGCTCGCCGGGGAGCTGGGGCTGGCGAAGGCGGCCGAGGGCACCCATCGCGGGGGCGGGCGCGGCTCGGTCGGATTCCGGCGACGGAAGGAGTGA
- a CDS encoding RidA family protein — protein sequence MTDKTALTPKTHTTPPAKFSHGVRKGNILQVAGQVGFLPAEEGKPPTPAGPTLREQTLQTLANVKAILEEGGASWDDAMMIRVYLTDVDHFAEMNEIYNAYFEEQGLTQPPAARTTVYVGLPAGLLIEIDALAVLS from the coding sequence ATGACCGACAAGACCGCCCTCACCCCGAAGACCCACACCACCCCGCCCGCGAAGTTCTCGCACGGCGTCAGGAAGGGCAACATCCTCCAGGTCGCCGGCCAGGTCGGCTTCCTGCCCGCCGAGGAGGGCAAGCCTCCCACGCCCGCCGGCCCGACCCTGCGCGAGCAGACCCTCCAGACCCTGGCCAACGTCAAGGCGATCCTCGAGGAGGGCGGCGCGAGCTGGGACGACGCGATGATGATCCGTGTCTACCTGACGGACGTGGACCACTTCGCCGAGATGAACGAGATCTACAACGCCTACTTCGAGGAGCAGGGCCTCACCCAGCCGCCCGCCGCCCGGACCACGGTCTACGTCGGTCTCCCGGCCGGCCTCCTCATCGAGATCGACGCGCTCGCCGTCCTGAGCTGA
- a CDS encoding N-acyl-D-amino-acid deacylase family protein has product MEQLVIRDADVVDGSGEPSYRADVVIDRGRIVSVVKEAAAAGCQRPRAVRELDAEGLVLSPGFIDMHAHSDLALLRDPDHSAKAAQGVTLEVVGQDGLSYAPVDDRTLEEVRRAITGWNGYGDDIDFGWRSVGEYLDRLDRGIAVNAAYLVPQGTVRALAVGWEDRAATPEELDRMRQLVAEGLEQGAVGMSSGLTYTPGMYAPDAELTELCRVVASYGGYYCPHHRSYGTGALEAYAEMVALTREAGCPLHLAHATMNFGVNAGRAPELLDLLDRALDAGADITLDTYPYTPGCTTLAALLPSWASAGGPQEILARLGDPATAERIRQDLEVSGADGCHGVPVEWETIEISGVADPALGAYVGRTVRETARLRGEAPWDTARRLLLADRLGTTVLQHVGHEENVRAIMRHRAHTGGSDGILQGAKPHPRAYGTFPRYLGHYVRELGVLTLEECVARLTSRPAARLRLPDRGLVREGYRADLVLFDPQTVAPGATFAEPRRLPTGIPYVFVDGRFVIEDGKRTDVLAGRSVRRTPV; this is encoded by the coding sequence GTGGAGCAACTCGTCATCCGGGACGCCGACGTCGTCGACGGCAGCGGCGAGCCGTCGTACCGCGCCGATGTGGTGATCGACCGCGGCCGGATCGTCTCCGTGGTCAAGGAGGCCGCCGCGGCCGGCTGTCAGCGCCCGCGCGCCGTGCGGGAGCTGGACGCGGAGGGCCTGGTCCTCTCCCCCGGCTTCATCGACATGCACGCCCACTCCGACCTCGCCCTGCTGCGCGACCCCGATCACAGCGCCAAGGCCGCGCAGGGCGTCACGCTGGAGGTCGTCGGGCAGGACGGGCTGTCGTACGCCCCGGTGGACGACCGCACGCTCGAGGAGGTGCGGCGGGCGATCACCGGGTGGAACGGGTACGGCGACGACATCGACTTCGGCTGGCGGTCGGTCGGCGAGTACCTGGACCGGCTGGACCGGGGCATCGCCGTCAACGCGGCCTATCTCGTTCCGCAGGGCACGGTCCGCGCGCTCGCCGTCGGCTGGGAGGACCGCGCGGCCACGCCCGAAGAGCTGGACCGGATGCGGCAGTTGGTGGCCGAGGGGCTGGAGCAGGGCGCGGTCGGGATGTCCTCCGGGCTGACGTACACGCCCGGCATGTACGCCCCGGACGCCGAACTGACGGAGCTGTGCCGGGTGGTGGCGTCGTACGGCGGCTACTACTGCCCGCACCACCGCTCCTACGGCACCGGTGCCCTGGAGGCCTACGCCGAGATGGTCGCCCTCACCCGGGAGGCGGGCTGCCCGCTGCACCTGGCCCACGCGACGATGAACTTCGGCGTGAACGCGGGCCGGGCGCCCGAGCTGCTCGACCTGCTCGACCGGGCCCTGGACGCGGGCGCGGACATCACCCTGGACACCTATCCCTACACCCCGGGCTGCACCACGCTGGCCGCGCTGCTGCCGAGCTGGGCGAGCGCGGGCGGCCCGCAGGAGATCCTGGCCCGGCTCGGCGACCCGGCGACGGCCGAGCGGATCCGGCAGGACCTGGAGGTGTCCGGCGCGGACGGCTGCCACGGGGTGCCGGTGGAGTGGGAGACGATCGAGATCTCCGGCGTCGCCGACCCGGCGCTGGGCGCGTACGTGGGCCGAACGGTCCGGGAGACGGCGCGGCTGCGCGGCGAGGCCCCGTGGGACACCGCCCGCCGTCTGCTGCTGGCGGACCGGCTCGGCACGACGGTCCTCCAGCACGTCGGGCACGAGGAGAACGTCCGCGCGATCATGCGGCACCGCGCCCACACCGGCGGCTCGGACGGCATCCTGCAGGGCGCCAAGCCGCACCCGCGCGCGTACGGTACCTTCCCGCGCTATCTCGGCCATTACGTGCGCGAGTTGGGGGTGCTGACGCTGGAGGAGTGCGTCGCCCGGCTGACCTCACGGCCCGCGGCCCGGCTCCGGCTGCCGGACCGCGGACTGGTGCGCGAGGGGTACCGGGCCGACCTGGTGCTGTTCGACCCGCAGACGGTGGCGCCGGGCGCCACCTTCGCCGAGCCCCGCAGGCTGCCGACCGGTATCCCGTACGTCTTCGTCGACGGCAGGTTCGTCATCGAGGACGGCAAGCGGACGGACGTGCTCGCCGGCCGGTCCGTCCGCCGTACCCCGGTGTGA